CTTGTCACTGCAGCACTTGAATTAGGCATGATAATGGATCGAATTCGTTCCGGACTATCCTACCAAACTGCTTCAAAAAGTTGAATATGGAAAAGTATTTTCATATTCAAGCATATTATGATTTGGATTGGGTTTTATGATCTGATAATAAGCATCGACATGCCCAGTCAATTTAATTTACCTATGTCCAATGATAGATGAATTCAAATTCGGATAGAattcaagttttttaatttaaaagtcGGATCTGGATGTGGTATGGACTTTTCTTCATGcctattcaaatttaaatatgaaaatgttgagCTTTTGATAGATCAAATTTTTGTACTtattcgaatccaatccattgtcATCCCTAACCTCAATGCAGTCtcacatgttatatatgtggttaaattgttttttttttttaagttcttgTAATATTCCTGTTACTTGGGTCTCAATTGTCATTTCAAATGAAGATATTCTTGTGTATAGATGCGATACACACCCGCATGCAGCTTGAAGAAAGGTGCATGTAGCATCTACAAGCACgggcggagtcaggatttttttcaagagcGGACCAAACGATTTGTGGAttgggccaagaggagcgacagGTAGAACCAAGAAGGACGATGGGtcaggccaaactaaaaaaatttgtctGCCTACAAGAATGATGATTATGTCTTTCTTTCTATTAGTTTAAATTCTACATGGTTGCTCGTCATTGTTCATTTAATCATGCATATAATGCCTCTGTTGCTTTTCTCTTGCCactaaaagatttttttttattttttatttataatgaCTCTACgttctatgtatatatacctGTATTATTCATATTGAATTGATATTATAGGGTCTCCAATGTTCTTATTGGGTTTATGACTATTTTATTATACAATAAACTAAGCTTTAGATCTTTCCTTAGTGCTTGGTAGGCGAAGCTTTACATGAGCCAAGCTACaagaaaatacatataaaaaaataaataaaatgcagCTCAATTGGAATAAAGATGGAAAAGTCTTTGACATTATGTCAACTTTTtgtattacaaaaaaaaaaaaaacatcgatATATAGATTGAAACAtagcatgaacatcatctccaAACACCAAGCAATGAAATATGGGAAAAGATCTCCAGACACCAAAAGCAAACAATGAAATATGGGAAAAGATAAAGACTTCGACTCTCACCTGAGTGATCGGATGAAAGAACCCTTGttgataaaatttaaaactagaAAAGgttgttttcttgaaaaaaaaacaaaaatatggtgATACAAAACAAAAGATGCCCTCACAAATGACAAACACAATGGCAAAATGTCCACTAACAGCTGACTATGGGGGCCCATCATAATGCTCCACACTggataaaataatataaactaATAACAAAATACATTTGAATTtggtgttatttttttctaatctgAATCCAGATTTGTAAGAAAGATCCGGTttgagaagatcacattgaaatcCAAACTTGGTTGTCGGATCCCACTTGGCCAgacctcctttttctttttttgggtcgGACTCGGTTCCGATCCAGTCTTTACCGAATCTGACCCAATTGAATCCTCCTTATGGGTCCATACGCTAACTCAAATTTGGACTTGAGTTCTTGAAACAGTGTGGATCCAACAACCGTCGATTCTTATCCAGATTCAGTCATTAAACCCACACCACTTTCGAACCGGATCCCAGCTACCACCCGCGGTTTGTCCCCAACTGTAAAATTTGCATATGCGGGCCTAATCTTGAtcttatttacatttttttgccaaaaatacGGTAGTTTGTTTATTGTTAATGTTCAGTCGTCAGCTGTAATCACATTTCTTCTGTCTAATCTTTCTACGGGGAGCAAAAGATGAAAGGGTGTAAGGGAGTAGGGCTGGGCATACGGTGAACGTCAAAATCATCAAACCTCGAAAAACCGTATCGGGTCAGCCCGAGGCCCGACTCCTTTATACTCCTTTATAAACGGGTCGGGTCAGGCCAATGTAATTTCGGGCATCGGGGTTCGGTTAATGCTCGAAGCTCGGCCCGGTCCGATTGATAATGGGCCAGGCAGGCTTAGTGGGGCTTTTGGGCGGAGGGCGGCCGGGCCtgtttcttatttcttctttcttctttttattctcGAAAGAGAAATCAATCGAGTGGTTGTGATGGACAGTTCATTGAAATGCAAAATCTGacgatgaaatgaaaaaatgatcgACTGGTTGCGATGATAACGAGAAGCGAGGGAGAGGGTGATAAAGAGGTGGTAGCGAGGGAGAGGAGCGCGATGGAAGAAGCCCTAACAGGCAGAATAAAAAAATCGTCGAAAAAAAGTCAAGCCTTTACGGTGATGGTGACGGCGACGGGTAAAACCTATGCCTGTGCAATGGTGATGGGGAGGACCGAAGGAGGTAGCCGAGGAGGATGGGAGGAAGCAGATGGAGAGATAaaacttttaacaacaaaacaaaaagttcaaaaccTTAATTTACTTAAgttcatttttgttaaaaacaaaaaatagtatAATAGTAATGGGCCCCATAGAAAAAAAGCCCAAAACGCAAGGAGGAAGGAATCTGGCAATGAGTATAGGTCAGAGGTGACTTTGTGAATATGCAAATATTAAGGGACGAATATAGAGAAAAAAGGACGGGGGTCCGGACTCCGGAGGCCAGAAGGGAAAGGGTCGGTTCTtattctctctatctctctctcagaaGAAattggctctttctctctctaactctctcTGTCGGAGGGAAATCGGCTGTTTCGAGCTTCACAACTGTGCTGGTTCTGCTTTGCCATTGAAGtgctctctttccctttctctctctctttgtctctctctaaGGATTAGGGACGGTCCCACCGGCTGAGTAGGTTCGAAACCCAGTTTTTTGTTGAGTACGAGCCTTGAAGTTCcaattttattgaaaagaatTTTTTGTGCGTCTGTTTCTAATCTGACGCTTCTGTGCTTCTCGGCATTCAGAAGTTCTGTCAGCTCGCTGTGCGTTCCAGCACCGTCGGAGGAGATACTTTACGCAGGCGGCAATGGTTGGTTTCCTCTCAATTTATTGATGTTGGAATTGGTTGAAGACTTTTTTTCCTTGAATCGCGTTCATGGGAACTGTTAATCGTTCAAATTGAGgttcttgatgatttttttggtaCCTATATGCGATATTCATTAGGTCTTCTGTCCTCTAACCTAATTGGTGGCAAGTGGAATTGTGGCTTTTGTTTCTCTGTTGTAAGCTGGTAATGGATTAAGACACGATGGAATGATCTTTGGTAGTGTTGAATTTGCTTTCGTTGTGGCGGTTTGATGTaccattcatttcatttttttcaatttagtttttgtttttgcgtTTTTCTCCGGGGGAAATATTCTGCGTATGGATACAGGGTTTCCTATACTATATGAAGTGCCGAGTCGTCTTCGTGACGTTTGCTTCACTTTTCATGGGCACTTCTAAGATTTTGGTTCATGTGGCAGGGATCATACTTCTAGGTGTTGCTTAATGGCCATAATATCACATCACATATGTTTTCTACTGGTTTTCCATGTCAAACTTCGGTTGCATACTTGACAAATTAATTTCGGCAGGAGAAAGATGGGGATTGCAGTTTAGAACCCAGTTGAGCTTGTACATCATTCAGGGAGATAAATTTTATTACTATGATTGTTTGTTCTTTAGTGTGTTCAAACCTTGAAGATGCTGGAAAATGGCAAATTTTACTTTGAAAGTGCAAAATCTTGAGGATGCTGCAAAAGTTTACTTTGAAAGTGATCAGTGGATTATTGTGTTCCCTTTTCtaaggaaaaatataatttttagttgcctttttttcttggtCTATGTGGAAAGATTCAATTGACCTATTGTTAGTTTTGGAGGTGCTTGTATTATCTGTCCCATTTTTCTCCTCTCACATCTCCTGCTTGGATCTTGCTTAATGTTAAATTGACGTTGTCTTCTGCCATAACATAGAAAATTTGTGTCTGCAGGCCACTCTTGCCGATTCTTTCCTGGCAGATCTTGATGAGCTTTCAGATAATGAAGATGATATTATTGTGAGTAATTGCATACTTTTACGAAATTTGTTCGCTGAGGTGGTTCTTATGGTAGCTTTCCATTTGTGTGGGccttttgttccttttgttattttgtttcatatcaTCATCTAATGCTGGAAAACTCACTGTTCTTCTAGCATAACTTCTGATCGATTATAAATTGATTTAATACAGGAGGAGGAAAATGAGGGTGCTGGGGAgatggaagaagatgatggtGATATGGCTGACATTGAGTCCCTCAATTACGATGACCTGGATAGTGTCTCAAAGTTGCAGAAAACACAGCGTTATGCTGATATTATGCAGGTACATATGGATaacttccaaaattttatacCAATGCCACCCTTTTGCTTCACATATGcatcagttttcattttttttttctccaaccaCATAAACTTTATGAACCTATGTAATCAAGGATCAAATTTAGAATGCACCAAGGCGAAGCATGAACCATGTGACTATGGCTTAACCTTGAAAGAAGACACAAAACAGGAGCGCTTTTATTCCAGCTATCTGGTATCCAGCTTTTATTTCCTCTTGGGGGGATGGAGGGGGTTTATGGCCATTTATGGAAGCTTTATTTGATCATGATGCTTGATGGctgataaaaattaaaatgatagTGCAAAAAAGCCTGAAGCACTGAATGCTAAACACGCTGACCTTGGGGTACTAGGTTggataaaagaaaaagcacaGTGGAATAGTGCCTTCTTTGAATACAATAACTTGGACCAGCCTGGATGGATTTCCGACATTAGCTAGGTAAGAACTGGCCCTGCCTGTGGTCATGTTGAGGGTTGAAGTTGGGATGGTTTTGGATTGCTTGGTTCTAGCTGGCACAAAGTTCATGGTTACATGTTAAATTTCCAATGgatcaatttatttttctaagttttaaaTATATGTTAGCTATGTAGTGGACATGTAGAGGTGTCAAAGTCATATATGTGAACAAAATTCCACAAAAATTCatacattttattaaaaataaaaatgggtTTACCAAAATATCATGTCTTGTATCCATTGCTGTTGGGCGTATTGACGCACGTAAAGGGATCAATCTGTCATATCCATGTTACTGTCATACTTGTCTGTCCACAATCAAATAATTCTAATATCCATAATGAATCCCTGAGTAAACAATctgactattttttttttaatttcatttgttGACTTTCTCTACAAATTATGCAGAAAGTCGAAGAAGCACTAGAGAAAGGGTCGGATATGTCAAGTAATGCAATAGTACTGGAGGATGATCCAGAATATCAGCTTATTGTTGATTGTAATGCTTTGTCTGTTGACATAGAGAATGAAATTGTCATAATTCATAACTTTATACGGGACAACTATCGTTTGAAGTTTCCAGAGCTTGAGTCACTTGTACATCATCCAATTGATTATGCTAGGGTTGTGAAGAAAATTGGAAATGAGATGGATCTAACCCTTGTTGACCTGGAAGGACTTTTACCTTCAGCAATTATTATGGTTGTCTCAGTTACTGCTTCAACTACTAGTGGCAAACCACTTCCTGAAGAGAACCTGAAGAAAACAATTGATGCATGTGATCGAGCTCTTACCTTGGATACAGCAAGAAAGAAAGTTCTTGACTTTGTAGAGACCAGAATGGGATACATTGCACCAAATCTGTCTGCCATTGTTGGTAGTGCTGTTGCTGCAAAACTAATGGGAACAGCTGGTGGCCTGTCATCCTTGGCAAAAATGCCTGCTTGCAATGTTCAACTTCTTGGGGCAAAAAGGAAGAACTTGGCTGGATTTTCCACTGCAACTTCCCAGTTTCGTGTAGGATACATTGAACAAACTGAGATTATTCAAAGCACACCTCCAGCTTTGAGGATGCGGGCATGCCGACTTTTGGCAGCCAAGTCCACCCTTGCTTCACGAATCGATTCAACAAGAGGTGATCCAACTGGGAAGAAGGGGAGGGACTTGAGAGAGGAAGTACgcaaaaaaatcgaaaaatgGCAAGAGCCTCCTCCTGCAAAGCAACCAAAACCCCTTCCAGTTCCCGACTCAGAGcctaaaaagaaaagaggtggTCGCCGGCTGAGAAAGATGAAAGAGAGGTCCACATATTTCCCTTCTATGAATCCATTTTTTTACTGCATTCGAGTCAGTTCGTACTTGATCTTGCATGCGTAATGGTtgctttttcaaatttgtagGTATGCAGTCACGGACATGAGAAAACTTGCAAATAAAATGTTGTTTGGAGTACCAGAAGAGAGTTCTTTAGGTGAGTTAATACTCTGTGTCAATGGGAGTCTCCGATAATTATGTTTGTCATCTTCATTCATGTTTGTCCGAATTCGCTAACTGTATGTATTTTTTGGTTCTCTGTTTTGTAAGTTAAGTCACTTCTAGATTGTAATCCTTAATACTTATGCCGTGTAGAAATACAAAGGTCTTGCCATTCGTTTGAGAAGGCCTTGATATATAATGGATAGAATTTTGAACATATATTGATAGCaccatgtgtgtgtataactgTATGTCTAATAATGGTCAGGGTGGACAAACACAGGTCCGCTTTGACACCATATGATAGTCTGAATTCCTGCTTCTGATCAAGTGCTAGATATAACAAGAGGCTTACTTTGCTTTGCTTGACATGTAACAAGTTTCTTAAGTGTATCATGTGGTTCAATTATGAGATAACAAGGAATCAATAATATACATCTGATGATGCAGATGATTTAAAATGGTTCAATAATTTGCAGTTGTTTTTTGTATGAAAGAGCAAATAAATCACACCCTTGGTCCTCTTTGATTTAGTTTGACTAAATTTTGTTGCTGAGATTCTTTTCGCTTTTCCACTTGTCATAGGTGATGGACTTGGAGAAGGATATGGCATGCTTGGTCAAGCTGGTAGTGGTAAATTGAAGGTATCAGCTGTGCAGAGCAAACTTGCTGCTAAAGTAGCTAAAAAGTATGGCCTCCATCTCTGTTGAATTTTCTGccttgagatttttttttttgtagcatcATTGGCAGTGCATGAAGTTTAGGTGGTCATAGCTATATGTCACGTGAATGTGCCATATGAGCTGCAGCACTTGAATTGACTGGGCTGTGGGACGGTGCAGATGGGCTGTGTGTGCAGCTGTTTATAGATGTGGTTATATATGCGTCACAACCTAAATTAATTACATATGCttcttttatatacatatacataagcTTGATGTAGATGCATGCACACCTATACAAGTACATAAATATCCTTGCCACATCGATACCttggtttcttctttagaaaaaataaatgcagcACCCTCATCTAAATCTGCACCTGGACCTGCAATGCACTTGCAGTGACACTCGTGACAATCAGATGTTTCTGCCCTTTGTGGGTTGAGTTTGCTGAATATGCTTTCCGGGCATCTTTGGTTTTTCGTGTTTTCTTTTCCAGGTTCAAGGAGAAGCGCTATGGGAGTAGTGGTGCTACTTCAGGATTGACTTCAAGTCTGGCATTTACTCCAGTGCAGGTGAGGGCAGTGGTGATTTTGTCTTCCTGTTCTTAATTAGGTTTGGTGAAGGATCCTTCAAATTTCTGTAAGGTTTAGTAGACAGTTATTGCTTTTAACtgtttatacaaaataatttcataATGGTATAAAGATATTGTTGTTGTAACTTCGAGTGAAGATTTCTGGCTTAATATAAAGCACTACAGCATCCGTTCTTGTTTTTGAGCTCTTATGGTGCTGTAGGTGCTCTGAAGAAGTGGCACTACGGTGGCTTCATGGTAATGACTAGTGTGACTCAATGGCATGCTAGGGTGCTGGCCTCGTGTGATACATGAGATTACTGGTGAATCTTATCTAAGAAAAAGGATATCCAAACAGACTTACTAGTTATGCCATCATGAGGGACGTTAGATCATTTGTCTACTTAGCTAGGAAAAAAAGGATCTAGTGTCAACAGATTGATGACTAAACCGGCAGAAATTCTTCCAGTTGAATGAACATATTAGTTCTAAACTTAATGTACTTGATCTAATCGGTCCCAGATGTACTCTGTGACCACATGTTTCAGTTTCTTAGCATATCCAGATCTGAAAATTGCTATGTGAACATTCATCTAGCTTGTGTCTGAGCAGCTTTTATTGGCTTTGTGCCTGAAAACCATGGATGTGACATCCATATCCATATTCCTTGTGCAAGGAGGACCTACTTGGAAAAGTTTGGGGTTGAGCTCTATTTATAAAGATTCTGAAACATCGTCATTGACATCAAGCTGAATGATAGTGTGAAATCTGATGCATAACATTTTCCAAATATTATTGTACAGGACATAAACGTTCTGGGTTACAAAGGTGGTAAACCAGCTGTAGCTTGACCTGCATGATAACTAGAAATACGAGCTTGATAGGGGACTGGGTTTGTTATTCCACACCAAAAACTAATTTGGGATTGTGCAGAATTAGACATGGGATGGCAATGCaaatttttccaatttcttttaGCTTTTGAAGTTTTTCCCCCCATTATATCAACGTCCATACtcttcattattttgttattgCTAAGAAATTTAGGGGCCATAGGAAATCAGAAATGAATAAACTTGCAGTCAAAGACATGATTGCCTCTGAGCTAAAGTCTTCAACTAGCTCGTTATGAATCAGGGCACATGTCTATCTCATTGCACCTCTGAATGGTCCTTTTTCATAACAAATCTTTAGTCCAAAGCAACttgcaattaaaaattttcatctgGCTGGCTGTTGCTGCTTTGTTTTAGTGGTCAGAAATCATTGATTgatctcttttgcttttgtcatTCTTTCAGCTGGTTCTTTTCCTCTCCACATTTTATTGAATTAGACATCGCTAAGTAGATTTTGGCTTGGAGGAGCCAGTGGTCGTGGTGGCTGTTTTTATTTCTAGTGGCTGACATGGAAACAGGGGGCCAGCTTATCTTTGGAGATTCATTCCTGCTCTTGATGATATTCTGGCTAGTATTCTGGACTTAGTTAATGTAGAAATATGTCCTTTACTGTTCTAGGAGCCCTTGTCACTTTTAAAGTGCTTTCGGAGAGTTGTTCAAAAACTCAAGAAAGGACCTCAATGAATCTGAGTTTGGATTGGGACCGGCACAAAGAGAAAAGATCAAACATGCGCCAAATACAC
Above is a window of Nymphaea colorata isolate Beijing-Zhang1983 chromosome 8, ASM883128v2, whole genome shotgun sequence DNA encoding:
- the LOC116259043 gene encoding U4/U6 small nuclear ribonucleoprotein Prp31 homolog, with the translated sequence MATLADSFLADLDELSDNEDDIIEEENEGAGEMEEDDGDMADIESLNYDDLDSVSKLQKTQRYADIMQKVEEALEKGSDMSSNAIVLEDDPEYQLIVDCNALSVDIENEIVIIHNFIRDNYRLKFPELESLVHHPIDYARVVKKIGNEMDLTLVDLEGLLPSAIIMVVSVTASTTSGKPLPEENLKKTIDACDRALTLDTARKKVLDFVETRMGYIAPNLSAIVGSAVAAKLMGTAGGLSSLAKMPACNVQLLGAKRKNLAGFSTATSQFRVGYIEQTEIIQSTPPALRMRACRLLAAKSTLASRIDSTRGDPTGKKGRDLREEVRKKIEKWQEPPPAKQPKPLPVPDSEPKKKRGGRRLRKMKERYAVTDMRKLANKMLFGVPEESSLGDGLGEGYGMLGQAGSGKLKVSAVQSKLAAKVAKKFKEKRYGSSGATSGLTSSLAFTPVQGIELTNPQAYAHQLGSGTQSTYFSEIGTFSKIKRT